ATGGAGATGGTCAGGGCGGTGAGGAGCTGGAGCACCCCTCCCAAAAGGCCGGCGAAGAAGCCGAGAAGGTTCCCCCCCTGGCCCAAAAGGGCCTGGAGCCAGGAGACCAGGGTCTTCAAGAAGGTGTCCAAAAGGCCCTGGAGCCCCTGGAGGGCCTGGGCCAAAAGGGGGCTCAGCCAGGCGGGCAGCTCCACGCCCCGGACCCGGTCGGGCAGGCCCTCCGCCCAGGCCAAAAGGGGGGTGAGGAGGCCGGGCAGCTCCTGGGCGAAGCGGGAGAGCTGGGCCAGGGTCTGGAAGGTGAGGAGGGAGGCCAGCCCCAGGAAGAGGAAGAAGCCCAGGTAGACGGCCGCCACCCCCAGGACCCGGGGCAGGCCCCGGCGCTCAAAGAACCGGACCACGGGGTGGGTCAGGTAGGCGAAGGCGAAGGCCCAAAGCAGGGTGAGAAGGGCGGAGGAGGCCCGGCCAAGCAGGCGGTAGCCGAGGTAGAAGAGGAGGAGGTAGACCAGGACCCGGACGTAGGGGTTGGCCCAGACCTTTTGAAAGGCCTCCCGCATGAGGGCATTCTACTTGGAGAGGCCGAAGAGGGCGCGGGCGGCCTCGAGGAGTGCCTCCCCCTCCAGGCCCTGGCCGAAGAACCGCCCCTCGTCCGGCCGGCCCTCCCAAAGCTCAAAGAGGAGGCGGCTCGAGGGGGCCAGGCCCGTCCGGCCCACGTAGCCGATGGGGTCGCCCCGGCGCACCCGCGCCCCCACCTCGAGGCCGGGATAAAGGCGGTCCAGGTGGGCGTAGACGCTGATCCGGCCGTCCTTGTGCCGGATCCAGACCTCCCGGCCCCGGATCCGGTCCATCTCCTCCGGGCCCGCCCCCTCCTTCACCCGCTCCAGGAGGGCCTTCTCCTCCTCGGGAGAGAGGGGGGTGTAGTCGGCCTCGGCCTTCACCACCTCCCCCGTGGCCGCGGCCACCACCCCCGTACCCGTGAGAACGGGCACGCAGGCGTCCCCGGTCACGAAGACAAAGCCCGCGTTCACCCCCTTGCGGTAGGGCCTGGGGGCGTTCGGCAGGTTCTCCGGCCGGCGGGGCAGGCAGGCCCCGGGAAGGGGAAGCCGGTACCCCTCGGGGGCCCAGAGGAGGGCCTCCCGCACCCGGCCCACCTCGGCCCTCAAAGCGGCGAGCTGCCTTCCCCTTGAGGAGAAGCCCAAAGTGACCACCAGGGCGTAGAGCCCCAAGGCCAGAAGGAGGTAGTGGCCGGGCTTCCACATGCCCCCATCATATGCTCCCCCCGCCCGGGCCTGGGCCGAGGGCGGGGGGAGGGACGGGAGGCCCTATAGGAGCTTCAGGAGCCGGGCCTTGATCTCCTTGGCGGAGAGGCCTTCCAGGCGCATCCCCCGGGCCCGGTCTACCAGCTCGTAGACCTTGGGAATGTGGCTCGCCGCCACCCGGAAGGTCACCTCCTGGCCCGCCACCCGGACCTTGACCTTGTGCAGGTTGGGCTTCTGCCAGCGCTTGCTGATGCCGGTGGTCTTCTTCCCCACCCCGCCTTCCCGCTTGGCCTTACCCCGGCGGACGATGGAGTTCGCCGTTACGGGCTTCTTTCCGCTGATCTCGCAGACCTTGGACATGGCCTCCTCCCACCAAACCAAAGGCGATTGTACCACACCCTCGGTTAGACTGGGAAGGATGTACGCCCTCGTGCCCCTCCTCCTCGTGCTGGACCAGGTGACGAAGCTCTGGGCCCTGGAGCACCTCTCCCCCGTCCCGAAACCGGTCCTGGGGGACCTCCTCTACTTCACCCTGGTGCACAACACCGGGGCGGCCTTCGGCATCCTGGAGGGGCGAAGCTGGGTCCTGGGCTGGGTGAGCCTCCTGGTGGGGGCCTGGCTCCTGTGGCTTTTGGAAAGGAGGCCCCCGCCCCTCACCGCCTGGGGCCTGGGGATGGTGGCGGCGGGGGCTTTGGGCAACGCGATAGACCGGCTGGGCCGGGGCTTCGTGGTGGACTTCCTGGACCTGGGGACCCCCTTCCCTTTGGTGGCCAACTTTCCCGTCTTCAACGTGGCGGACAGCCTGGTGACCCTGGGGGTTTTGGTCCTCCTCCTGGCCCGCAAACGCTGATACCACCCCAGCTTGGCGCAAGCCAAGCTGGGGGCCCCGGAGGGTATGAGCGGGCCCTCGAGGCGCTAAAGGAGGGACCCCATCCGCTTTAGGGCCTTCTCCAGGTTCGCCTCGCTGGTGGCGTAGGAGAGCCGGACGTGGCCGAAGGCGGCGAAGTCCGTCCCAGGCACCACCGCCACCCCCGCCTCCAGAAGCCTCCGGGCCGCCTGCACCTCGTCGGGGGCGATGGGGGAGGTGTCCAGGAGGACGTAGAAGGCCCCTTGAGGACGCACCGCCTTCAGGCCCAGGGCAAAAAGCCCTTCCAGAAGCAGGTCCCGCCGCCTCCGGTAGGCCTCCCGGGCCGTGGCGATGAAGGCCCGGCTGGCCTCGAGGTTGGTGAGGGCCTCGAGGGCCGCCCACTGGGCGATGGTGTCAGGGCTGGTGGTGGACTGGCTGGAGACGTCGGCCATGGCCCGGACCACCTCCTTGGGCCCGCAGGCGTAGCCGATGCGCCATCCGGTCATGGCGAAGGCCTTGGCCGCCCCGTTCACCGTAAGGGTGTGCTCGGGGGCGAGCTGCCCCGGGGAGAAGTGCTCCCCCTCGTAGATCAGGTGCTCGTAGATCTCGTCGGAGACCAGGTAGAAGTCGTGCTCCACCGCCAGGCGGGCCAGCTCCGCCAGGACCTCCTTAGGGTAGACCGCCCCTGTGGGGTTGTTGGGGGAGTTGACCACCAAGGCCTTGGTGCGGGGGGTGACGGCCCGGGCCACCCGGCCGGGGTCCGGGACGAAGCCCTCCTCGGGGAGGGTCTCCACCACCACCGGCACCCCTCCGGCGAAGCGGACCATCTCCGGGTAGCTCACCCAGTAGGGGCTCAGGACGATGACCTCATCCCCCGGGTCCAGGATGGCCTGGAAGAGGTTGAAAAGGGCCTGCTTCCCCCCCACGGTGACGATGGTCTCCTCGGGGGTGACGGAAAGGCCGTTTTCCCGGCGGAACTTCTCCGCCAAGGCCTCCCGGAGCTCCGGGATCCCCGCTGGGGGGGCGTACTTGGTCTTGCCCTGGGCCAGGGCGCGCCGGGCCGCCTCCTTCACGTGCTCCGGGGTGTCAAAGTCGGGCTCGCCCGCGGTGAGGGCCACCAGGTCCACCCCCTGGCGCCTTAGCTCCAGCGCCCGGGCGTTCACCGCCACCGTGGCCGAGGGCTTCATGGCTTTTACCCGCTCGGATAGGCCGCGCATGGCAAGATTATACGGCGGGGGCGGGACGGGCCTGCCGCGGCATCTCCTCCTCCCCCACCACGAGGAGGCCCAGGGGCTTTAGCTCCACCTGGAAGCGGAGGGCGGCCCCCAGGAGCTCCCCGTCCGCGTGGGCCTCCACCGGCCGGTCAAACTCCACGGCGAAGTGCCCGCCCGCATAAACCCGGACCTCTTTATGCCCCAGGTGGCGGCCCAGGAGGAGCCGGGGCAGGATGCCCAGGACCCCCAGCCGGCTGAACCGGCCCGCCAGGACCCCGTGGAGGGCCCCGTCCGCCGGGTCAGCCATGGGGGCGATGGGAATGCCCCCCCCGTAGGTGGGGCCGTTCATCACCGCCAGGAGAAGGGCGGGCCCCTGGTAGACCTCCTCCCCGTCCACCTGGACCCGGGCCGAGGGGAGGTTTAGGTCCTTCAGCACCAGGGCCAGGGCGTAGAGGTAGCGGGGCATACCCCGCAGGAAGGGGGGGGCGGAAAAGGCCTTGCGGGCCACCAAGGCGTCAAACCCGAGGCCCAAGGAGGCCCCGAAGGGCAGGCCGTTCACATACCCCAGGTCCACCGCCCGCAGGGGGGCGAAGAGGGCGTGCGCCAACGCCTCCGGCCAGGGGCGCCGCCTCAGGCGGAGCATCCGGGCGAAGTCGTTCCCGCTCCCGATGGGGACCACCCCCAGGGCCTTGTCCGTGCCCGCCACTCCGGAAAGGGCCTCGTGGACCGTCCCGTCCCCCCCCACGGCCACCACCCGGGCCCCATTTGGGGCCTGGCGGGCGAGCTCGGCCGCGTGCCCCGGCCCCTCGGTGAGAAAGGCCCGGGCCCCCTTCTCCCGGGCCGCCCGGAGGATCGCCCCAGAGAGCCTTCCCACCCGGCCCCGGCCCGCCGCCGGGTTGACGATGACCCAGGCTTCCACCCCTGTATTCTACGGGCATGGGCCTCCTCGCCCACTTCCTCCAGGGCCCCCACAAGAAGACCACCCTCCTCCTCACCCGGGCGGGGCCGGTGGAAAACCCGGAGCACGTCCTCTACAGCCACCCGGGCCTCCCCTTGAGCGAGGCGGGGAGGAAGGCCCTCCTCGCCCTCCCCCTGGACCGCTACCCCGTCCGGGCCGTCTACGCCCCGGACAGCCTGGCCGAGGAGGAGGCCGCCCGGCTTCTGGCCCGCGCCCTGGGGGTGCCCTACGTCCTAGAACCCGCCCTTAGGGAGAGGAGCTGGGGCGCCTGGGAAGGGCGGAGCTTCCGGGAGATCGAGGCCGAGGAGAAGGCCCTCCTCGAGGCCTGGAAGGAGGACGAGGCCGGCTTTTGCCCCCCGGGGGGCGAGAGCCTCCTCGAGGCCTACCGGCGCATCCGCCCGGCCCTTCTGGACCTCCTCGCCCGTCACTCGGGAGAGGCGGTGCTCGTGGTGGGCAACTGCACCGTCAACCGGGTGGCCCTCTCCCTGGCCCTGGGCTTTCCCCCGGAGGAGGGCCTCCGGTACGAGCAGGACTACGCCCGGCTCACCGTCTTGGCCTTCTACGGAAGGGAGGGGGTCCTCCAGGGGCTTAACCTGGGGTAGACTAAGGGCATGATCCGGCCGGTGCGGCGGGAAGACCTGGAGGGGCTTTTGGCCCTCCTCCGCTGGACCGACCAGGAGGAGGACCGGAAGGCCCTCACCCCCGAGGCCCGGGACCCGGAGGGCCTGGCCGAGGAGCTGGAGGACGGCCTGGTCCTGGTCCGTGAGGGGCGGGTGGAGGGGTACGTGGGCCTCTACCCCTTCTGGGACGGGGCGGTCCTGGAAGGCCCCCTGGCCTACCGGAAGGAGGACCTCCTCCCCCTTTTGGAAAGCGCCCTCTCCGCGGCCCGCTCCCGGGGCTACGGCCGGGTCTACGCCTTCCCCAACGAGAAGAACGCCGACCTCCAGGCCGCCCTCGAGCGGGCGGGCTTCGTGGCCCTCTTCACCACCTACTACTTCGTCAAGCCCCCCGAGGGGCTGGACTATGAGCCGCCAGAAGGGGTGGTCATCCGCAAGGGCTTCCCCGGGGCCGCCCTCTACCGGGAGGTCTACCAGAAGAGCGAGGACACCTGGGGCCTGAGGCTCCGCTGGTCGGACGAGGAGCTGGAGGAGCACTTCCAAGACCCCGGGATCGCCCTCTTCGTGGCCTACGAGAACGGCCGCGCGGTGGGGATGGCCGAGGTGGAGAAGGAGGACCACGAGGCCACCTTGGCCTACCTGGGGGTGGTGCCCGAGGCCCGGGGCAAGGGCATCGGCCGGGCCCTCCTGGCCAAGGCGGCGGACTGGGCCAGGAGGAAGGGCGCCCGCCTCCTCCGGGTGCGGGCCCACGACCATGAGAAGGAGGCGGTGGACCTCTACAAGAGGCTGGGCTTCACCCTGGAGGAGGGGGTGGTGACCTACCTGAAGGAGATCGCCGCCCGGTAGGTCTGGGCGTGGGCGGCCACGGTGAGGCCGGGGTCGCGGTTGTACCCCCCGCCCATGACCACCACCAGGGCCGCCTGGGCCTCCTTGACCTTCTTAAGGACCGCCAGGTCCCGCCGCAAGGCCCCCTCGAGGGAAAGGGCGAGGCGGCCAAACCGGTCGTTTTTGAGCACGTCCACCCCGGCGTTGTAGAAGACCAGCTCCGGCCGGAAGCGGAAGGCCTCCTCCAAGGCCCCCCGCAGGGCCTCGAGGTAGGCCTCGTCCCCCGTCCCATCGGGCAGGCCCAGGTCCAGGTCGCTTTGCTCCTTCTTCAGGGGGTAGTTCCGCTCCGCGTGGACGGAGAGGGTGTAGACCGTGGGGTCGGCCTGGAAGAAGACCGCGGTCCCGTTGCCCTGGTGCGCGTCCAGGTCCACCACCAGGACCCGGCCCCGAAACCCCTTTCGCCTTAGGAGGGCGACCGCCACCGCCACGTCGTTGAAGAGGCT
This genomic stretch from Thermus filiformis harbors:
- a CDS encoding GNAT family N-acetyltransferase yields the protein MIRPVRREDLEGLLALLRWTDQEEDRKALTPEARDPEGLAEELEDGLVLVREGRVEGYVGLYPFWDGAVLEGPLAYRKEDLLPLLESALSAARSRGYGRVYAFPNEKNADLQAALERAGFVALFTTYYFVKPPEGLDYEPPEGVVIRKGFPGAALYREVYQKSEDTWGLRLRWSDEELEEHFQDPGIALFVAYENGRAVGMAEVEKEDHEATLAYLGVVPEARGKGIGRALLAKAADWARRKGARLLRVRAHDHEKEAVDLYKRLGFTLEEGVVTYLKEIAAR
- the aspC gene encoding aspartate/prephenate aminotransferase, with amino-acid sequence MRGLSERVKAMKPSATVAVNARALELRRQGVDLVALTAGEPDFDTPEHVKEAARRALAQGKTKYAPPAGIPELREALAEKFRRENGLSVTPEETIVTVGGKQALFNLFQAILDPGDEVIVLSPYWVSYPEMVRFAGGVPVVVETLPEEGFVPDPGRVARAVTPRTKALVVNSPNNPTGAVYPKEVLAELARLAVEHDFYLVSDEIYEHLIYEGEHFSPGQLAPEHTLTVNGAAKAFAMTGWRIGYACGPKEVVRAMADVSSQSTTSPDTIAQWAALEALTNLEASRAFIATAREAYRRRRDLLLEGLFALGLKAVRPQGAFYVLLDTSPIAPDEVQAARRLLEAGVAVVPGTDFAAFGHVRLSYATSEANLEKALKRMGSLL
- a CDS encoding histone deacetylase family protein codes for the protein MRAYTTAHLDLDLPPGHPFPLYKYRGVAEALKGEVDLVPAPPVDREVLALAHQEAYLDRVFGEGLSRAESLRLGLPFTPALLRRALHAAGGTVAATRDALATGLGLNLSGGTHHAYPDRAEGYSLFNDVAVAVALLRRKGFRGRVLVVDLDAHQGNGTAVFFQADPTVYTLSVHAERNYPLKKEQSDLDLGLPDGTGDEAYLEALRGALEEAFRFRPELVFYNAGVDVLKNDRFGRLALSLEGALRRDLAVLKKVKEAQAALVVVMGGGYNRDPGLTVAAHAQTYRAAISFR
- the lspA gene encoding signal peptidase II, which encodes MYALVPLLLVLDQVTKLWALEHLSPVPKPVLGDLLYFTLVHNTGAAFGILEGRSWVLGWVSLLVGAWLLWLLERRPPPLTAWGLGMVAAGALGNAIDRLGRGFVVDFLDLGTPFPLVANFPVFNVADSLVTLGVLVLLLARKR
- a CDS encoding M23 family metallopeptidase — its product is MWKPGHYLLLALGLYALVVTLGFSSRGRQLAALRAEVGRVREALLWAPEGYRLPLPGACLPRRPENLPNAPRPYRKGVNAGFVFVTGDACVPVLTGTGVVAAATGEVVKAEADYTPLSPEEEKALLERVKEGAGPEEMDRIRGREVWIRHKDGRISVYAHLDRLYPGLEVGARVRRGDPIGYVGRTGLAPSSRLLFELWEGRPDEGRFFGQGLEGEALLEAARALFGLSK
- a CDS encoding AI-2E family transporter, producing MREAFQKVWANPYVRVLVYLLLFYLGYRLLGRASSALLTLLWAFAFAYLTHPVVRFFERRGLPRVLGVAAVYLGFFLFLGLASLLTFQTLAQLSRFAQELPGLLTPLLAWAEGLPDRVRGVELPAWLSPLLAQALQGLQGLLDTFLKTLVSWLQALLGQGGNLLGFFAGLLGGVLQLLTALTISIYLLYDLPRIGRAFLLALPRPYQPLAEELARKLDQSVGGYVRGQLLVAFLVGLVVGVGFWLIGLPLAASLGFLAGVFNLIPFVGVIVSSVPALLLALPMGLSKVLLAVLVLWLANQLEGNLFGPLIVGRATRLHPVTAIAAILIGASLLGLWGALLGVPAAAFLKVLIQDYYQKSRFYEEG
- the rpmB gene encoding 50S ribosomal protein L28 yields the protein MSKVCEISGKKPVTANSIVRRGKAKREGGVGKKTTGISKRWQKPNLHKVKVRVAGQEVTFRVAASHIPKVYELVDRARGMRLEGLSAKEIKARLLKLL
- a CDS encoding diacylglycerol/lipid kinase family protein, encoding MEAWVIVNPAAGRGRVGRLSGAILRAAREKGARAFLTEGPGHAAELARQAPNGARVVAVGGDGTVHEALSGVAGTDKALGVVPIGSGNDFARMLRLRRRPWPEALAHALFAPLRAVDLGYVNGLPFGASLGLGFDALVARKAFSAPPFLRGMPRYLYALALVLKDLNLPSARVQVDGEEVYQGPALLLAVMNGPTYGGGIPIAPMADPADGALHGVLAGRFSRLGVLGILPRLLLGRHLGHKEVRVYAGGHFAVEFDRPVEAHADGELLGAALRFQVELKPLGLLVVGEEEMPRQARPAPAV
- a CDS encoding histidine phosphatase family protein, whose protein sequence is MGLLAHFLQGPHKKTTLLLTRAGPVENPEHVLYSHPGLPLSEAGRKALLALPLDRYPVRAVYAPDSLAEEEAARLLARALGVPYVLEPALRERSWGAWEGRSFREIEAEEKALLEAWKEDEAGFCPPGGESLLEAYRRIRPALLDLLARHSGEAVLVVGNCTVNRVALSLALGFPPEEGLRYEQDYARLTVLAFYGREGVLQGLNLG